tttatgtgtttatataaaaaaaacttttataattttatttttgtttttccaTTTTATACAGTTATTCATACTAATTTTAGTTTGTCACACCATAGTCACCCTCATATTCACATGTAAACACGTTACTCCTAACTCGCTTATAACTCATTAACATGAATGACACATTTAAATAATGAGTTAAACGGGTTGTGTTCGGATTGACATGAATGTTGAAATTTTTTATACAAATAATAGTTAGGTCGGGTTCGGGTTACTTATTTCGCTCTCCAACCCATCAACGTGACACAATTGAATAATAATCAAGTGAGTGGGTAACAAATTGTATTGAAAAAGTCAAAATGAGTTGTCTGAATTGTTCCCCCTGTTTTTCTAGGGAAGACCATATGCTTGAACATGTCAAAATTGGCCCCACTACATGCCAAAAATCCAACCAAGCTTCACCACTTATAAAATTCTTTCACACACCAACTTGGGACAAATTGAAATTCCTAGGAACCATGGCCACTTGCCCTATGCCTATGGTATGTATCATCCTAAAATATCAATTAATGTAACGTTTTCTCAGAGGACGAAAACCACTTGTCCTGACATGTTTCTGCTCGTTCACGTGAGATTTCACAAACGATTTGAACATACACCGTATTTGTAAAAGGTAGTCACTAGTGTTACTAGATCACAAAGGCCATAAACTCTAAAACTGCTTAAcgataaaattataaaaataaagagtatgtatgtatgtatgtatgtatgtatgtatgtatgtatgtatgtatgtatgtatgtatgtatgtatgtatgtatgtatgtatgtatgtatgtatgtatgtatgtatgtatgtatgtatgtatgtatgtatgtatgtatgtatgtatgtatgtatgtatgtatgtatgtatgtatgtatgtatgtatgtatgtatgtatgtatgtatgtatgtatgtatgtatgtatgtatgtatgtatgtatgtatgtatgtatgtatgtatgtatgtatgtatgtatgtatgtatgtatgtatgtatgtatgtatgtatgtatgtatgtatgtatgtatgtatgtatgtatgtatgtatgtatgtatgtatgtatgtatgtatgtatgtatgtatgtatgtatgtatgtatgtatgtatgtatgtatgtatgtatgtatgtatgtatgtatgtatgtatgtatgtatgtatgtatgtatgtatgtatgtatgtatgtatgtatgtatgtatgtatgtatgtatgtatgtatgtatgtatgtatgtatgtatgtatgtaggtaggtAGGTAGGTAGGTaggtatgtgtgtgtgtgttggataaGAAAGAGAGGGACGTCGCGAGCGGTTTTGGGAGGACGAAGACGACGGGGACGGTACCCAGGGGGCGGTGGAGCCGGCCCAGGACTACCCTCGACGGCCCGGGGACGAACCCCACACCGTATGTCCTTAGAACTCCTATTCAAGTTTGTTCAATCGTATTGTTTCTTCCATGTTTTCATCTTGAATCTTTATACAATACTGATCTCAAGACCAcaattcagttttttttttcatgggCATAAGTGTGTGTATTTAAATTAAACTGGGCCTGTCATGCTACTGGGCTACTGGCTAAAATGAAAAGTTTCAATATTCATTTGGGCCCAACTATGATTGAAAGGCCTAAAGAGTAAAGATTGTCTGGCAATTTGTATCACTTTGGATTTCAGTCCAACCCAATAGCCCGAACAATAAACAACCTGTCTGACCAAAGACCGTTTGCAACCCCCGGTCCGGTTATTATTGGTATGTATTTCGTAACTATTTCTAATTGATACGAAATACCTGCCATAATATCGTAAATATATTATTGGTTCCCAGTTTCGTTTCTCATTTTagttttttgaacgacaaatttcttttattcctgtcgtctgtgggacttgaacccaagacgaGACCTTCCTCTCTAAGGTGTTTAAAGGTTTTGCCTTTGCGAATGTTGTGTATGCTTATTCCTCAAAGGAATTTATAATTAAGAACATctaagggtataaggagtggttaaacagtTTAGAGTGGCAAAACATTgaaccgaccaatcagagcgtgCCATGTCAATttggcaaaagtgtttaaactttgctgaaaagtgttggcattggtttaaacacttgctgaagtggtaaacttttatgattatttttttttttttgcaataattaatttaatataaataaataaaaaacaataaactttcataataaattaaattaaaaacatcaaagttacactaaattaaaaaacaataaaattacatTAGCATGAAACAATTTAAACTAGTCTTCGTCGGAATCGGCCAAAAGATGGGGCAAATCTTGACTTGCGAGATGATCTATGAGATCGTGTTTGAGTCTCCAATGGGTGTCTTCATTCAACAATTCGCCCAACACCGTATCGTCTAGAGCCGGCTCGACCGGAGGATCCCGAATGTGCACCGGTGCTATCGCCTTTCCATcgtctttcaaaatcatgttgtgtaaaataatacACGTGTACACGACATTCCTAATTTTTTTAACCGATCTTGCTCGCATCGGTCGACTCAATACACCCCATTTCCCcttcaaaacaccaaaagcccgttcgaCGTCTTTCCTTGCCGCCTCATGTTGCCTCTTGAATTTCTTTTCGTTTACTTCGTGAGGGTAAGGGatagacttcacaaacacggaccacgaagggtagattccatccacgagcaaataaccacgtttgtataaatggttgttaacgtaaaatggacattttggcgcggttccatttcgttccgttaaaaataacggagattgttgtaGAACATTGATATCGTTTTGAGAACCCGGTGGACCGGCAAAAGCATGCCAAAACCATAAGTCTTGAGAAGCAACCGCTTCGAGCATAATAGTCGGGTATCTATGATCTCCTCGCATGTATTGGCCTCGATACTCTGTCGGACAAAAACGCCAAACAAAATGGGTGCAATCAAGGCTACCGAACATACCTGGAAGGTGATGTTTTTCCTCATGAGCTTGGTATAAAAGTGCCATGTCGTGGCTTGTCGGTCTACGTAAGAACTCTGGACCATATATTTTGCAAACCGTGTCACAAAAATATTCTAGGCACTCGCGGGAAGTTCTTTCGGCCATATGCAAGTACTCGTCGTTCTCGTCTGGAGTGTTTCCAGTTGCGAGCTGTTTAATAGCCGATGTCACCTTTTGCAAGGGCGTAAAGCCCTTCCTACCTCGCGCATCGGGGGCCTCTACAAACCACGGGTCGTTCTCTTCCACATCGGACACAATTTGTAGAAACAAACGTTTTGACATACGGAACctatgtcgaaagatatcttcgtTGTACTTCGGGTCTTCGACAAAATAATCcgccatgagtgtctcatgccCCTCCTCACGTTGACGTTCAATATATCTCCTTCGGTTAGATGTGCCGGTATCTTGAAGTTCGGCTTCTTCGataagattttgaaaaaaaagaatGCTACTATCGGATGAATCGTCGCTACTCATGGGTGGGAACCATAACGGGGGGAGGCCATCCGCCATTTTGTAAGATAAACTTTTTGAAGGAATTGGTTTGTATGAGTATTTGGAAAGTATATGGTTTAATGgtgtgtgttatatatatatagagtttaatttaaaaaaaaaaaattattttttttttatttaaacggTCATATGACCGTTGGAGTGGGGCCCCCCCttatctctttctctttctcgctCGGTATTCCCTCACCGCTGATGAAGTTTTGCCGCATTCAAAGTTggttggcggcggtgtttgccgcgcggcaaacagCTTTGCCGCCCCCAACTCTCAACCACACCGTATGCCCTAATAGTTCAAACCAGTAACCAATGTAATAAAACAAAGGAATCAAAGTCATAATTATCCACTTAATGTATagattatttttataatttaacttTTATTTAAGAACAAAAAAATTATCAATACATATTTCGTCCCTTATTTCTaactatcatttattacaatagGTTAGGTCATGTCATAAACCAAATTATAGTTATGTCACAGACCCTACAATTATCACACTTAAATGTATCAACCAACCATCTATTTTTGGTTAGACACCTTAGCGATACCTATCCTAAACATTGCTTCACCACTTATACATTAAAAGTACACAACGCATTAGCACTTGTACCATGCATCATGTACCTAGTTTTGTGCCCGAACCATGGGCGAGGCGAGAGGAGAGTGCGGCGACATCCGATGAGGAGTCAAGATATCATCGAGCCTTCTCGATGATAACCTTAAATGTTGGTTGTTCTGCCAACATTGTTTCCTCGTCTTGATCTCAAGGTTTCTGTTATTTCTTACAAACGTTTTAATCCTCCATAACGCAACCAATGTAGTCTCGTCATCCATATTTGCAAAGCAAACACGGAACCACCCAGGCTCAGAGCAATGAAAAGACTGGCCTGGTGAGACGTTAAGCTTAATCTCATTAATTATAACTCGCCAGAACGTCATTTCCGATTCGAAG
The Helianthus annuus cultivar XRQ/B chromosome 6, HanXRQr2.0-SUNRISE, whole genome shotgun sequence genome window above contains:
- the LOC110944296 gene encoding uncharacterized protein LOC110944296; protein product: MADGLPPLWFPPMSSDDSSDSSILFFQNLIEEAELQDTGTSNRRRYIERQREEGHETLMADYFVEDPKYNEDIFRHRFRMSKRLFLQIVSDVEENDPWFVEAPDARGRKGFTPLQKVTSAIKQLATGNTPDENDEYLHMAERTSRECLEYFCDTVCKIYGPEFLRRPTSHDMALLYQAHEEKHHLPEYRGQYMRGDHRYPTIMLEAVASQDLWFWHAFAGPPGSQNDINSIPYPHEVNEKKFKRQHEAARKDVERAFGVLKGKWGVLSRPMRARSVKKIRNVVYTCIILHNMILKDDGKAIAPVHIRDPPVEPALDDTVLGELLNEDTHWRLKHDLIDHLASQDLPHLLADSDED